From the genome of Fragaria vesca subsp. vesca unplaced genomic scaffold, FraVesHawaii_1.0 scf0512956, whole genome shotgun sequence, one region includes:
- the LOC101297311 gene encoding 50S ribosomal protein L11, chloroplastic-like — MASSQHLLPSFSSPTTTNHDSTRSHLLSSSLWASPITISSFSSSPKLSPLLQTRRRLRVTAMAPPKPGGKAKKVVGMIKLALEAGKATPAPPVGPALGSKGVNIMAFCKDYNARTADKAGYIIPVEITVYDDKSFTFILKTPPASVLLLKAAGAEKGSKDPQLEKVGTVTIDQLRTIAQEKLPDLNCTSLESAMRIIAGTAANMGIDIDPPVLEKKKKEVLL; from the exons ATGGCGTCGTCCCAACACCTCCTCCCCTCTTTCTCCTCACCCACCACCACTAATCACGACTCCACCAGGTCTCAcctcctctcctcttctctctggGCCTCACCCATCACCATCAGCAGCTTCTCTTCCTCCCCCAAACTCTCCCCCCTTCTGCAAACCCGCCGCCGCCTCCGCGTCACCGCAATGGCCCCACCCAAACCCGGCGGCAAAGCCAAGAAAGTGGTGGGAATGATTAAGCTGGCGCTTGAGGCCGGGAAGGCCACTCCGGCGCCACCGGTGGGTCCCGCTTTGGGTTCCAAGGGTGTGAATATCATGGCTTTCTGTAAGGACTACAATGCCAGGACTGCCGACAAGGCCGGTTATATCATTCCTGTCGAGATTACCGTCTACGAT GATAAGAGTTTTACTTTCATTTTGAAGACTCCACCTGCATCGGTTTTGCTTCTTAAGGCTGCGG GAGCTGAGAAAGGTTCTAAAGACCCACAGTTAGAAAAAGTAGGGACGGTAACCATTGACCAGCTGCGAACAATTGCACAAGAGAAGCTACCAGACTTGAATTGCACAAGTTTAGAGTCGGCAATGAGAATTATAGCTGGCACCGCAGCTAATATGGGGATCGATATTGACCCTCCTGTTctcgaaaagaaaaagaaggaagtcCTGCTGTAA
- the LOC101314621 gene encoding subtilisin-like protease SDD1-like: MAITAFPPLFCNVMLATRKHGVQVIPVGVHKSFRPPMLMDSNTRNGTCAGKNYSLVVLVLILIQHHLYIVVDATCKDCKAFDKRTFQVHIVYLGEKKHEDPAFTKKFHHKMLTNLLGSKEAAYNSILYSYKHGFSGFAARLTESQAETIAEFPGVLQVIPNRVHKLHTTRSWDFIGIHQHSPENHLRRSMGKGTIIGVIDSGVWPESESFNDEGMDPIPSHWKGICQQGELFNSTNCNKKLIGARWFVKGALDEFKTPINKTDREDFLSPRDGIGHGTHTASTAAGYFVKRANYRGLASGLARGGAPLAHLAIYKVCWTNRGCTDADLLKAFDKAIHDGVDILSLSVGNEVPLFSYVDLRDTIAIGSFHATMKGITVVCSAGNDGPISQTIVNTAPWLITVAATKIDRAFPAAITLGNNQTLWGQSIDIGKHNHGFSGLTYSERIAIDSTDESAKDCQSGSLNATLASGKIVLCFSTSDEQDIVSASATVKKAGGIGLIYAEFPNDGLESCKIPCIKVDYTVGTQILLYIRKARYPIGKLSDPTTVVGKWVSPQVATFSSRGPSSMTPTVLKPDIAAPGVDILAAFRPHEKKQSNGYALLSGTSMACPHVTGIVALIKSVHQDWSPAAIKSALVTTASQTGTDGTSISAQGQTRKVADPFDIGGGHVDPNKAMDPGLIYNATTNDYIQFLCSLGYSTASLTRLTNTTITCLTKADAINLNLPSISIPNLERTSTVTRTVTNVGKIDSKYRVMVQAPPGVEMTVKPPTLSFNITAQILSYKVTFFSTQKVNGGYKFGSLTWTDGEHDVRIPIAIRVTAFESYAHV, from the exons ATGGCCATTACTGCATTTCCACCACTGTTCTGTAATGTTATGCTTGCCACTAGGAAACATG GAGTACAAGTGATACCTGTAGGAGTTCATAAGAGCTTTCGCCCTCCAATGTTGATGGATTCCAATACAAGAAACGGGACTTGTGCAGGAAAGAACTACTCTTTGGTGGTTCTCGTTCTGAtcttaattcaacatcatctgTATATAGTAGTCGATGCCACATGTAAAGACTGTAAG GCATTTGACAAGCGAACATTTCAGGTGCACATTGTATATTTGGgagaaaagaaacatgaagatCCGGCATTCACAAAAAAGTTTCATCATAAAATGCTCACCAACTTGTTAGGAAG CAAAGAAGCTGCATACAACTCCATTCTTTACAGCTATAAGCATGGCTTTTCTGGATTTGCAGCAAGATTAACAGAATCTCAAGCAGAAACTATTGCAG AGTTTCCAGGAGTCCTCCAAGTGATTCCCAATCGCGTTCACAAGCTCCATACAACCAGAAGTTGGGATTTCATTGGAATCCATCAGCATTCTCCAGAAAACCATTTAAGAAGAAGCATGGGAAAAGGAACTATTATTGGTGTAATAGATTCAG GTGTTTGGCCAGAGTCTGAAAGTTTCAATGACGAAGGCATGGATCCTATCCCATCACATTGGAAAGGAATTTGCCAGCAGGGTGAGCTTTTTAACTCCACAAATTGCAACAAGAAACTTATTGGTGCTCGCTGGTTCGTTAAAGGAGCGCTGGATGAATTCAAAACACCAATTAACAAGACTGACAGAGAAGACTTTCTGTCACCGAGGGATGGAATTGGCCATGGCACTCATACAGCTTCTACAGCGGCtggctattttgtcaaaaggGCAAACTATAGAGGACTAGCTTCAGGATTAGCCAGAGGAGGAGCACCTCTTGCTCACTTAGCAATTTACAAGGTTTGCTGGACCAATAGAGGATGCACTGATGCTGATCTTCTTAAAGCATTTGACAAAGCCATTCATGATGGAGTTGACATCCTATCTTTATCTGTAGGCAATGAGGTTCCTTTGTTCTCTTATGTTGATCTACGTGATACAATTGCAATTGGTTCCTTCCATGCAACCATGAAGGGGATTACAGTTGTTTGCTCAGCTGGAAATGATGGCCCTATCTCGCAGACTATTGTAAACACTGCACCTTGGCTCATCACTGTTGCGGCCACCAAAATAGACAGGGCATTTCCAGCAGCCATTACACTTGGAAATAACCAGACTCTTTGG GGCCAATCTATTGATATTGGAAAACATAACCATGGATTTTCAGGCCTCACATACTCCGAACGCATAGCTATAGACTCTACAGATGAATCAGC CAAGGATTGTCAGTCTGGAAGTCTCAATGCAACATTAGCCTCGGGGAAAATAGTACTGTGTTTCTCTACATCAGATGAACAAGACATTGTTTCTGCATCAGCTACCGTGAAAAAAGCTGGTGGAATTGGACTGATATATGCCGAGTTTCCCAACGATGGGCTTGAGTCATGCAAAATTCCATGCATTAAAGTAGATTATACAGTAGGAACACAAATACTTCTCTACATCAGAAAAGCAAG GTACCCAATTGGCAAGCTCAGTGATCCAACCACAGTTGTTGGAAAGTGGGTCTCTCCACAAGTTGCTACTTTCTCATCTAGAGGACCTAGTTCCATGACACCAACAGTTCTAAAG CCTGACATAGCTGCACCCGGCGTGGACATCTTAGCTGCATTTCGACCGCAtgagaaaaaacaaagcaatGGCTATGCACTGCTATCAGGAACTTCAATGGCATGTCCTCATGTGACAGGgattgtagctctcatcaaatCTGTACATCAAGATTGGTCTCCTGCAGCAATAAAATCAGCTCTAGTCACTACTG CTTCCCAGACCGGAACAGATGGAACAAGCATTTCTGCTCAAGGCCAAACTCGCAAGGTAGCTGACCCTTTTGACATAGGTGGAGGGCATGTTGATCCCAACAAGGCAATGGATCCCGGGCTAATCTACAATGCTACTACAAACGACTACATTCAGTTTCTCTGCTCCCTAGGTTACAGTACTGCATCACTTACTAGATTAACCAACACTACAATAACCTGCCTAACAAAAGCTGATGCAATAAACCTCAACCTCCCTTCTATCTCAATTCCAAATCTCGAAAGGACCTCAACGGTTACAAGAACGGTGACAAATGTGGGAAAGATAGACTCAAAGTACAGGGTCATGGTGCAGGCTCCTCCTGGTGTAGAAATGACAGTAAAGCCTCCGACTTTAAGTTTCAATATAACCGCCCAAATCCTTTCCTACAAAGTTACCTTCTTCTCAACTCAGAAAGTGAACGGAGGTTACAAATTCGGGAGCCTAACGTGGACAGACGGCGAGCATGACGTCAGGATTCCTATAGCCATTCGTGTTACCGCATTTGAATCATATGCTCATGTATGA
- the LOC101314907 gene encoding subtilisin-like protease-like: MGEKHHHDPEVVTCLHHDMLASVVGSKEAATDAMVYSYKHGFSGFAAKFTESQVKKIADFPGVIRVIPNQFHSLQTTRSWDYLGLSPNSPKNLLNDTNLGDGIIIGLLDTGIRPESEVFNDEDLGPIPSQWKGQCVSGQQFNASTACNNKLIGAKYYIDGFLAENQQPFNTTDSPDYMSPRDVVGHGTHTSTIAGGSFVYNASYKGIGLGIVRGGAPRARLAMYKVCWNVPRGQCSNADLLKAFDDAIHDGVDVISVSLGTQLPLFSEVDDRDAISIGSFHAVTKGIPVVCAAANEGPSAYTVENTAPWILTVAASTIDRSFPTNITLGNNLTILGQALFAGTEVDFTGLVYPENPGLIPSLAGVCEALLLNNTPVAGNVVLCFTSVARRTPVALAVSSVKAAGGVGVIVAKSPGDVLGPCSSDFPCIEVDYELGTQILLYIRSTSSPVVKLNPSVTLVGKPVSTKVAAFSSRGPNSISPAILKPDIAAPGVSILAASAPFDPYMNGGFALHSGTSMATPHVSGIVALLKALHSNWSPAAIRSAIVTTAWRTDPFGEPIFAEGSPQKLADPFDYGGGIVNPNKAADPGLVYDLGVYDYILYLCAVGYNNSEISQLVGNSTTCSSTKPSVLDVNLPSITVPNLRENITLTRSVTNVGPVNSTYKARISPPWGISVAVSPETLVFNSNIETIYFTVEVSTTHEVNTGYYFGSLAWTDEWGHVVTIPMSVRTQIILYYADGN; the protein is encoded by the exons ATGGGTGAAAAGCACCACCATGATCCTGAGGTTGTAACCTGTTTGCATCATGACATGCTTGCCTCTGTTGTGGGGAG CAAAGAAGCAGCCACTGATGCTATGGTGTACAGTTACAAACATGGATTTTCTGGTTTTGCAGCTAAATTTACAGAATCTCAAGTGAAGAAGATTGCAG ATTTTCCTGGAGTTATCCGCGTTATACCAAATCAGTTTCATTCACTGCAAACAACTAGGAGCTGGGATTATCTAGGGCTCTCCCCTAATTCTCCTAAAAACCTTTTGAATGACACAAACTTGGGTGATGGAATTATCATTGGTCTACTGGACACTG GTATACGGCCAGAGTCAGAAGTATTCAATGATGAGGATCTGGGGCCAATCCCAAGTCAATGGAAGGGTCAATGTGTCTCTGGACAACAATTCAATGCCTCAACAGCTTGTAACAATAAGCTAATAGGAGCAAAATATTACATTGATGGGTTTCTTGCTGAAAATCAACAACCATTCAACACTACAGACAGCCCGGACTACATGTCCCCAAGAGATGTTGTTGGACATGGAACACATACATCTACAATTGCTGGTGGCTCATTTGTGTACAATGCAAGCTACAAAGGTATTGGCCTTGGAATAGTCAGAGGTGGTGCTCCTCGTGCTCGTTTGGCTATGTACAAAGTGTGCTGGAATGTGCCAAGAGGACAGTGCTCAAATGCTGACTTACTGAAAGCTTTTGATGATGCAATTCATGATGGAGTTGATGTCATATCAGTATCTCTTGGCACTCAACTTCCACTGTTTTCAGAGGTTGATGACCGCGATGCAATCTCCATTGGTTCATTCCATGCTGTTACTAAAGGCATACCTGTTGTTTGCGCAGCTGCAAATGAAGGACCTTCTGCATACACTGTCGAAAACACAGCACCTTGGATCTTAACTGTAGCAGCTTCTACTATTGATCGGTCCTTTCCTACAAATATTACACTAGGGAACAACTTAACCATACTG gGTCAAGCCTTGTTTGCAGGAACAGAAGTTGACTTTACTGGTTTGGTGTACCCAGAGAACCCAGGACTTATTCCTTCACTAGCTGG TGTTTGTGAGGCTCTATTACTCAATAACACACCGGTGGCTGGAAATGTAGTCCTTTGCTTTACATCAGTAGCCAGACGAACTCCGGTAGCACTTGCTGTCTCTAGTGTCAAAGCAGCTGGTGGGGTTGGAGTAATTGTTGCCAAGAGTCCTGGTGATGTCTTGGGTCCTTGTAGCAGTGACTTCCCATGCATTGAAGTAGACTACGAGCTTGGTACTCAGATACTATTATACATTCGCTCCACCAG TTCTCCTGTGGTAAAACTGAATCCTTCTGTGACACTGGTGGGGAAGCCTGTATCAACCAAGGTTGCCGCTTTCTCATCTAGGGGGCCTAACTCCATTTCTCCAGCCATACTAAAG CCGGACATAGCTGCACCTGGTGTGAGTATACTAGCTGCCAGTGCGCCTTTTGATCCATACATGAACGGAGGATTTGCCTTGCATTCAGGAACATCAATGGCAACTCCTCATGTTTCGGGGATTGTGGCGCTTCTAAAAGCATTACACTCCAATTGGTCACCTGCTGCAATTAGATCAGCAATAGTAACAACAG CATGGAGGACTGATCCATTCGGAGAGCCAATCTTTGCTGAGGGGTCACCGCAAAAGCTTGCTGATCCATTTGATTATGGAGGTGGAATTGTGAACCCGAACAAAGCTGCAGACCCTGGTCTAGTATATGACCTGGGCGTATATGACTACATACTTTACCTATGTGCTGTTGGGTACAACAACTCAGAAATTTCACAACTTGTTGGGAATTCAACAACATGTTCTAGTACAAAGCCTTCTGTTCTTGATGTGAACCTGCCATCCATTACCGTTCCAAATCTAAGAGAGAACATTACACTCACCAGAAGTGTCACAAATGTCGGTCCAGTCAATTCGACATACAAAGCTCGGATAAGCCCTCCGTGGGGAATCAGTGTGGCTGTGAGCCCTGAGACCTTGGTTTTCAACTCGAACATTGAAACAATCTATTTCACAGTTGAGGTTTCAACCACCCATGAAGTGAACACAGGGTACTACTTCGGCAGCCTCGCTTGGACTGATGAATGGGGGCATGTGGTGACAATTCCCATGTCTGTGAGGACACAAATCATTCTATATTATGCAGATGGCAACTGA
- the LOC101315197 gene encoding equilibrative nucleotide transporter 3-like produces MSKTVPIDIQGVAVTEIRETNNFDFSSTNKQGQCKAIAVCWVLGLGTLFAWNSVVTIGDYYYILFPKYHPSRVLTLIYQPFALIAMAALAYNEAKVNTQKRILAGYSIFFLGTLMLIVVDLATSGSGGVRPYIGICAIVGALGVAGAHVEGGIVGDLSFMCPEFIQSFLSGLAAAGALTSVMRLITKALFDKYNNGLRKGAMLFLSISTFIQLVCILLYAIYFPRLPIVKYYRSKAASEGSKTVSADLATAGIQTNADIEVQNNAARLQRLSNKQLFKQNLDYGLGLFLTYALTLSIFPGFLYENTQNHKLGSWYPLVLITVYNAVDLASRYIPLVKCLTMESRKGLMIGILLRMLFVPAFYFTAKYGDLGWMMMLTSLLGFSNGYFTVCVMIVAPRGYQGSEQNALGNLLVLWLFFGVFAGLSIDWLWLADW; encoded by the exons ATGTCTAAGACTGTCCCTATTGACATCCAGGGCGTTGCCGTGACCGAAATTAGAGAAA CTAATAACTTCGAtttttcatcaacaaacaagCAGGGACAATGTAAAGCTATAGCCGTTTGTTGGGTTCTTGGACTAGGAACCCTATTTGCATGGAACAGTGTGGTCACCATAGGGGATTACTATTACATCTTGTTTCCT AAATACCATCCTTCACGGGTTCTTACCCTCATTTATCAACCATTTGCACTTATAGCAATGGCAGCACTAGCTTACAATGAAGCAAAGGTGAATACCCAAAAGCGGATCTTAGCTGGATACTCTATCTTCTTCCTTGGTACCTTGATGCTAATTGTT GTGGATTTAGCTACGTCTGGTAGTGGAGGCGTTCGACCTTATATTGGCATATGTGCCATTGTTGGTGCACTAGGGGTTGCAGGTGCCCATGTCGAGGGTGGGATCGTTGGCGACCTATCTTTTATGTGCCCTGAATTCATCCAG TCTTTCTTATCTGGATTGGCTGCAGCAGGTGCTTTAACCTCAGTCATGAGGCTGATAACAAAGGCGCTCTTTGATAAATACAACAATGGTCTTCGCAAGGGGGCAA TGTTATTCCTGTCGATTTCCACATTCATTCAGTTGGTGTGTATTCTTCTATATGCAATTTACTTCCCTAGATTGCCTATAGTGAAGTACTACCGCTCAAAAGCAGCCTCGGAAGGCTCTAAAACTGTATCAGCTGATCTTGCAACTGCTGGCATCCAAACAAATGCAGACATTGAA GTCCAAAACAATGCTGCTCGTCTACAACGACTGAGCAATAAGCAACTGTTCAAACAAAATCTAGATTATGGACTTGGCTTGTTTTTGACATATGCTCTAACATTATCAATATTCCCTGGTTTCCTATATGAAAATACTCAAAACCACAAGCTCGGCTCGTG GTATCCACTTGTTCTGATCACAGTGTACAATGCAGTGGATTTGGCATCGAGGTACATACCTCTTGTGAAATGTCTGACGATGGAATCCAGAAAGGGATTAATGATTGGAATTCTATTGCGAATGCTGTTTGTGCCAGCATTCTACTTCACAGCAAAATATGGTGACCTGGGATGGATGATGATGCTCACATCACTCCTAGGATTTTCGAATGGCTACTTTACTGTATGTGTCATGATAGTGGCACCCAGAGGTTACCAG GGATCTGAGCAGAATGCCTTGGGAAATTTGCTTGTACTGTGGCTTTTCTTCGGCGTATTTGCAGGGCTTTCCATCGACTGGTTATGGCTAGCTGATTGGTGA
- the LOC101290716 gene encoding subtilisin-like protease-like, giving the protein MQNQSFKLHIILIPAQPTEDSTAIKILIDMVNDGSSACICDAQIVLCLLIFSLSLENMSIPMSTVVLGLLCLLCVLNEQGISITVVAAKTNSHVHIVYLGERQHDNPKLITDSHHDLLATIVGSKSLASKLMVYSYRHGFSGFAAKLTAAQAQKFAELPDVVRVIPNTLHKLQTSRSWDFLGLSPLSPSSNILHSSNMGDGVIIGVLDTGIWPESKSFNEEGLGSVPSRWKGVCKSGEKFNATLHCNRKIIGARWFNDGILAEYGKPLNTSKRTEFMSPRDAHGHGTHTASTAAGSFVTNVSYKGLGHGTIRGGAPNARLAIYKVCWNVLGGQCSAADMLKGFDEAIHDGVDVLSLSIGGSVPLFSDVDERDGISTGSFHAVARGITVVCAASNDGPSAQTVQNISPWIITVAASTMDRAFPTSITLGNNKTFLGQAMFTGLEIGFTSLIYPESKGLYPTATGVCDSLSLNNTMVSGMVVLCFTSLGRRIDVTTASDAVKQAGGVGLIIAKNPTDGLYPCSDDFPCIEVDYEIGTRIVFYIRSTRYPLVKLTPPTTIVGKPISAKVAYFSSRGPNSAAPAILKPDVTAPGVNILAATSPLDSFADAGYVMHSGTSMSTPHVAGIVALIKAVHPNWSPAAIRSALVTTAWSNGPSRLPIFAEGSPQKLANPFDFGGGIVNPNAASNPGLVYDMGAADYMHYLCAMDYNNSDITRLTGQATTCPMKRPSLLDINLPSITIPSLGNSITVTRTVTNVGAPKSVYEATIDPPLGTVVSVKPNLLVFNSTVKKLTFEIVISTTHQMNTGYYFGSLTWTDRVHAVRIPLSVRTNFLQHFADDN; this is encoded by the exons CCTCctcatcttctctctttctctagaAAATATGAGCATCCCAATGAGTACAGTAGTACTTGGTTTGTTATGCCTTCTTTGTGTTCTTAATGAGCAGGGAATATCGATAACAGTGGTGGCAGCTAAGACTAATAGCCAT GTTCACATTGTTTATCTGGGAGAGAGGCAACATGACAATCCCAAGTTGATCACTGATTCTCATCATGATTTGCTTGCCACCATAGTTGGAAG TAAAAGTTTGGCCTCAAAATTGATGGTATACAGTTACAGACATGGTTTCTCTGGATTTGCAGCCAAGCTTACAGCGGCTCAAGCCCAAAAATTTGCAG AGTTGCCTGATGTTGTTCGAGTCATACCAAATACTCTACACAAGCTGCAAACTAGTAGGAGTTGGGATTTTCTTGGCCTCTCTCCTCTTTCACCTTCAAGCAATATTCTTCATAGCAGCAACATGGGTGATGGTGTTATCATAGGTGTCCTTGACACAG GTATATGGCCAGAGTCTAAATCTTTCAATGAAGAAGGCTTAGGGTCAGTTCCATCCCGCTGGAAGGGTGTTTGTAAATCTGGGGAAAAGTTTAATGCCACATTGCATTGCAATAGAAAAATTATCGGAGCACGTTGGTTCAACGATGGAATACTTGCTGAGTATGGAAAACCGTTGAACACATCGAAAAGAACTGAATTCATGTCCCCAAGAGATGCACATGGCCATGGCACTCACACTGCTAGCACTGCAGCTGGTTCTTTTGTGACTAATGTTAGTTACAAGGGCCTTGGTCATGGGACTATTAGAGGGGGTGCCCCAAATGCTAGATTGGCCATTTACAAGGTTTGCTGGAATGTGCTTGGAGGTCAATGCTCAGCAGCTGATATGCTCAAAGGTTTTGATGAAGCTATACATGATGGAGTTGATGTATTGTCACTCTCAATTGGGGGTTCAGTTCCACTCTTTTCTGATGTGGATGAGCGTGATGGAATTTCAACTGGCTCCTTTCATGCTGTAGCCAGGGGAATTACTGTTGTTTGTGCAGCTTCAAATGATGGACCTTCGGCGCAGACAGTTCAGAACATATCACCATGGATCATAACTGTTGCAGCAAGCACCATGGATCGAGCATTTCCTACTTCCATAACTTTAGGAAATAACAAAACTTTCCTG GGTCAAGCTATGTTTACAGGACTTGAGATTGGTTTTACAAGCTTGATATATCCGGAGTCTAAAGGGCTTTACCCTACAGCTACAGG TGTCTGTGATTCCCTCTCACTTAACAACACCATGGTATCTGGAATGGTGGTTCTATGCTTCACTTCACTCGGTCGTAGGATAGATGTAACAACAGCTTCAGATGCTGTGAAACAAGCTGGCGGTGTTGGCCTAATCATAGCAAAGAATCCAACTGACGGCTTGTATCCCTGCAGCGATGACTTTCCTTGCATTGAAGTTGACTATGAGATTGGCACCCGAATAGTGTTTTATATCCGATCTACCAG ATATCCTCTTGTGAAGTTGACCCCTCCTACAACAATTGTGGGCAAGCCAATATCGGCCAAGGTTGCCTATTTTTCATCTCGCGGACCAAACTCTGCTGCACCAGCAATTCTCAAG CCGGATGTAACTGCACCTGGTGTGAACATATTAGCTGCAACTTCTCCACTTGATTCATTTGCGGATGCTGGATATGTTATGCACTCGGGAACATCGATGTCTACTCCTCATGTCGCAGGCATTGTGGCTCTCATCAAAGCAGTGCATCCTAACTGGTCTCCAGCAGCCATTCGATCAGCGCTAGTCACAACTG CATGGAGCAATGGTCCATCTCGTTTACCAATTTTTGCTGAGGGATCTCCTCAAAAGTTGGCTAATCCATTCGACTTTGGAGGTGGCATTGTGAACCCGAATGCAGCATCAAACCCGGGTCTTGTATATGACATGGGCGCAGCAGACTACATGCATTATCTATGTGCCATGGACTACAACAACTCTGACATTACAAGGCTCACAGGCCAAGCCACAACATGTCCCATGAAGAGACCTTCTCTTTTGGACATTAACCTACCTTCCATAACCATACCAAGCCTCGGAAATTCCATTACTGTAACAAGAACTGTGACAAATGTAGGAGCCCCTAAATCCGTTTATGAAGCCACAATTGATCCTCCATTGGGAACAGTGGTATCTGTAAAACCCAATCTTCTGGTATTCAACTCCACGGTAAAGAAACTCACTTTCGAGATTGTGATTTCCACAACCCACCAGATGAACACAGGGTACTATTTTGGAAGCCTTACTTGGACTGATAGAGTGCATGCTGTGAGAATTCCCTTGTCAGTGAGGACAAATTTTTTACAACATTTTGCTGATGATAACTGA